The sequence below is a genomic window from Candidatus Methanoplasma termitum.
TGATTTGGAATCTTTCTTCTTACCTTCATCGCCGCAGCCGTCGAATTTCCCATAGTGCACGCTTCTGTCCCCATCGATCTTGAAGGCCTTACCGTAGCGCGTTTCGGATACCATTGCCGCGGTGTTCCCGCAGACCAGCATCGGCTTGCCGGTAAAGAACCTGTGATGATCATCCAGATCGAAATAATGGGGGTTCCCGGGGATGCTGCCGTCATACCATGCGACCTGCCCGTAATCTTCACATATGTCTTCAAGACAGTCGAGCTTGAAGGCCCTTACCGTCCTTGACGAGAAGTTTGCAAACCCGACCTTTTTCTCTATCTCTTCGTTGGCCAGTTCGAGTTCGCGTATGCTCGTATATCTGAAATCCTTCCATCCGACCCTTGCCATGAGCCTTCTGAAGTCCTCTACATACATTGCGCCCCCGAGGCATTCACCGCGAAGAACGGGGTCTGTCGCCAGTTCCTCCGGTATGCGCCTGTCTGCGAATACGTCAGAGAAATACAGTTCGCCGCCGGGTCTGAGGACACGATATATCTCCCTGAACACCTGTTCTTTCGCCGGTGAGAGATTGATCACGCAGTTGGATATCACCACATCGACACTGTTATCTTTTATTCCCAGAGACCTCAGATCCTCGATGTATCCCTGCATGAACTTCACATTGGACTTTTTGTACCCGAAACGCTTGCGTTGTTCCTCTTGATATTTTATTGCGGTCCGGATCTGTTCGTCTGTCATATCGACGCCGATCGCACACCCTGATTCTCCTACCAATTTAGATGCGATATAGATGTCCCTGCCGGTACCGCACCCGAGATCCAACACCGTCATACCTTCGAGAAGCGGAGGGAGCGGTGAGCCGCAGCCGTAGAACCTGTCCTTTATCTCATCAGCGATGAGCGGCAGGATAGGTTTGATCAGGGCCGGAGGGCTGTCCGAACAGCAGCATGCGCTTGTTTTCAGATCATCCTTTGTCTGCAGTCTCTTCCCATAATACTCTTTCACATCCTCGATTATCTTGTCCGTGTTTCTCCCTCCTTCTTTTACCAGCAATCCCTTCTCTGCGCACATCCGCAGGGAGGCCCCGCCTCGTAGCAGACATTATTACTGTCATCGTCATCATCGATCACGACAGATGTGAGCTCGCGCAACATCTCTGCTGCCGCCGTGCTGCCTTCTTCGCTTATAGAATAGAATGTCCACTTTCCCTCTTTGCGGGCATCGACTATGCCGCTGTCGACAAGAATTTTCATATGATGCGACAGCGTCGGCTGGCTGATGTCCAAACGCTCTAACAGCACGCATGCGCACTTCTCTCCGTTTTGCAGAAGAGAGATGATCGTCAAGCGGGTTTCATCGCAGAAAGCCTTGAAGGTGGTTGCGCACTCGGTGTTTGTTCTTGTCATGTGAGCCTCATATAGACACATCTCGATATGTTAATTTCGGATTATAAAATTATGCTCTGCTGAGTGTCGCTTGTAGTTTCAGCTCATAGTTCCAGTACTGTTGCATAGCCGTTCCAATGCTTTGGCTACGATTTATCATATTGATATTTATCTATTTATACTACATAAAGAAATATCTTTTCAGTGAGAATATGGTAGTAGAGCCAGTCGATTTCTATCAGATGCCGCCGGAAGATATCCTGAAATATCTTCCGGGGAAGAATTGCGGAGGTTGCGGTAAGGACAGCTGCGAGGATTTCGCAGGAGCCCTGAGCAAAGGCGAGGCAAAAATAACAGAATGCCCCGAGATCGGTCTGAAACTGAAAAAGTCCCTTGAGGGCGGGTTGTCGATACGGCTTGTGGTCCATGAAGCGGATTTTTCTATGTCGACTGTCTCGGAGTCGATCATCCCTGTGAATAAACCGACGCGGGATTCGCCGGTCCTGTTGACGGGTAATTGCGAAGTGACATTGTATGTCTTGAGGCTGATCTTTGAGAAAGCGCCTGATGTGAGTGCCTGGATCATACCGAGCGATACTAAGGGCTTCACTATCGACCATGTTATGACCATGAAGGTCATGACGCCGATGACCGTGATGAGGGCACTCACGGATTCGGGGATCTCTCAAAAAGTGGATTCAAGGGTCATGATAATCCCTGGACTTTGCGAGGGCCTTGAGCGCAACATAGAGGTCATGACCAAATGGAAGGTCATCGTGGGACCAAAGAGCGGTTTCGAACTTCCCGCATTTTTGACGCAGCTGGCAAATACAGATGATTAAGGCAGAAATTTACAGTTTGCTCCGTTGAGAAGGGGTTCCGTGATGCGGGCAGTCAAATAATTTTAAACCCCCCGGCAGCCTTGCCGGAGGGCGTTGTTTGTTAAGGTTTATTTGCGGTTGTGTATCACACGCCCTTTTTCTTCAGGACGAAGTTGAACAGAACATATCCCACCACGATGATTATTACCACAACAATGCTGATCCACAGCCATATGCTGGTACCTGAGCTGTCGTTGACAACGGGTTCCGTCACTGTCAAAGTGAAGGTTACGGTCGCATCCGGCGTAGCGCCGTTGCTTGCTTTCAGCACCACTTCATAACTTCCTGCGGCGAGACCGGCCGCGATGTTGAGCTTCTTTGTATCGGCATTCCATGTGATCTTTTCATCGCCGGTGGTCGTGACCGTGGGTGTCGGGGTGCCTGTCAATGTGAAAACACCAGACGAAGCGGCGGCATAACCCTCGGTCAAGGTCATGGTCGTGGGGCCGTCGATCCCGGGAACGGATGCCAGCACAACAGTGCCTCTTCCGCTCGGCGATATCTCTATTGTCGCGGGTGAACTTTCGGGGGTTTGTGACGAACCAAAGCTTGCATTACCCGACAGCACCCATTGATTGCCGGAGCTGCCCATTGTGAACGGATGGACCTCCCACGCCGCCAGGCTGTTCTTCAGGGTAACGGTGGTACCCAAGCTCATCGTGAAACCTTTTGCTCCAAACGTCATCATGGCACCGTTAGCTCCGGTCGCATTGATCTTTGCACTGTTCGACAGGATGATGTCTGTCGGAGTAGCGAGATAGATGCCGTATTGAGCGGTGCCGTTAGCGACGATATTCGTTTCGCTGACGGCCATTTGATTTGTACTAATGCCTGTGCTTCCGCTTGCGATGATCGTCCCGCTTCCGGTTATTGACATATTTCCTAGGCTGACAATTCCGTAGGCTTTGCCGGAAGCGATTATCGTGCCTTTACACTCGACGCTGTGGATGGTGGTGATGTTGAAGAATATTCCTCTCCATTCAGAGCCTGTGGCGGTCAGTTTTGCATTTTCTGCCACACTTAATCTTAGCGTTGGGCCGTCCAAAACGAGTGCGTCTTTCGCGGAGCCACTAGTCTCGGCGGAAACATCCGCATTTCCTTCTATACTCAGTTCCATTGCATGTATTCCTGTCTGGTCGACACCGTTCGCGATCAGTGTACCGCCGTTCGAAGATGTGATCGTAAGAACGGAGCCTGGGGCGGCTGAGTACAAGGCTATGTTACCGTTGCCGTTGATCAAGTTGTCCCCGATAAGTTCTATCACTCCCATATTGTGGAGATACCCTACTCCTCCGCTGGCTGTAATTGTAAGGTTGCTTAGTCTGACCGTGTGTGCGGCAGTGTCCGCACCTTCTGCGATCCGCAGGTTTTCAATAAGCTGGCTAAAGGAATTGATCTTCACATTAGCATTAGCGGCGATCTGTATCACCGTGGGAAATGCAGGCGACCCTGCGGCCGGATAAATGAAAAGCTCTTTGTTGTTTTCCAAAGTTATCGTTGTTCCGAGATCGGCCCATTTTGACGGTGTGTCAATGACGATCGCGTCGTCTGCTCCATTTGATATTGTTGTCGGCACCCCGAAAAGAAGGATCAGGACTGCCGCCGCCACTAACATCAAAGATAATGCTTTCAATGGTTTTTTCATCATGTTTATTCCTCGGATAATTAACATCGCTATCTTGATTAATAAAGAGATATGACAGTAAAACGATAGAGAATCATTAGAATCGTCAATCTTTGCCGCGTATGCTCTCGAGATATTCGTTCTGTATCCTCACAACTTCGGAACTGTCCTTTGCTTTGGAATAATCCTCAAGCATCGATCCGTTCAGTCGGATGAATTCCGGCGCCCAGTTGAATCTTCCCAGGAATGATTCCGCCTGTTCCTTCTCACCCAGGATCATAAGCGATGCGAGGACGGCTTCCGCACTGTTAAGTTCCATCGGCCTACCCCAGTTGACCGGATTGGATGCCAAAAGATACGGCAGGACTCGCTCGTTAGTCCCCCTCACTCTCGGGAATTCGTCTATGTTCGTCCAAGTGAGGTCCATGACCACCAATCCTTTCCTTGCGTGAACGATATCCGCAGGAGAAAGCGCTATCTTTGAAAACGGAGACAGTACTATAGAGCCAGACGGTATTGCCGAGAGAGTTTTTGCTTCCTTTCCAAGCCCGAATTTCAACATTCTTTTCGCTGTGCATTTCTTCGGGTCGCATTGACATTTGTCGTGTATTATTACCGGGATCATGCGCTTATCATCGTTCTCAGTTTTCCGGGATCGGCCATATTCTCTTTGACCCATGAACTTACCCTGTCGATCAGTTCGGAATAACAGTTCGCAAGCTCAAGGTCGTCGGTCGCTTGGAAGTTCTCTGTCCTCTCTAACTCAAAGAGTATCTGTTTCCCCTGCCACGGTGTCCTCTTCGCCCATTCGTCGAATGTGCTTTTCTGCAGGAAAATGATCAAATCATAGTCTTCCTCATCCCTCAAGTAGTCCCTGTCCTTGAAGTCCTTCGAGACCTGCCGCCTCATATCATTTCCCATCTGGTACATCACAGATATCAGTTCACAGTCGATTATGTCCTTCTTCGGCCCCGCACTGTACACATCATATTTATTTCCGAAATATTCCTTTGTGAAATGCTCCGCAAGCTGTGAGACGAGATCGTTCTTCTCTTCGACGAACAGCACCCGGACCTTCTTTTCCTTCTTCCCGAACATTCGATCCCTCTTTGAGCACCTCTGTGTATAAACTAAAGAGATTTAGCACTTACCCGAACAGACAATCATTTATCTTCGTCATTCGATGGGGAGATGCCACGATGATGAACATTTTCGAGCTGATATCTGATGATAGACGGGCGAGCTGAGTGGCTTTTTATCCCATACTTCTTTCAGAGTTTTTCTCTGAGAAGGAAATCGTGTAAGTGTATGCCTCTGACACCGTTCCTGTCCTCATTCCAGAACGTGTCCGTTGTTACAACATATTTCGGATAGTGATCCTGTATATCTTCCAAGGGAGAGAACTCCCTCTCGATAGTTTCGGCACTCTTGAGCTCCGCGCATACCTGGACATAGACTTTCTCACCGCCGTTTATTTTCTCCGCAACGAAGTCTATTTCCTTTGTACCCATCTTGCCGACATATACCTTGTAACCACGGCGGACTAGGTCGTTGTGGACAATATTCTCCAAAACCCCTGACCTATTTGTTGTTTTCATATCGCGGACAGCATATTGCAGCGAATGATCTGCCAAATAATACTTGTCGTTACTGTCCAAAAGCCTTTTTCCTTTGACGTCGTATTTGCTGACGCGTTTTATCAGAAGGGCTTTCTCCAAATGCCCGATATAACTGCTTATCGTCTCATAGTCGACCCCTCCGCCGCCACTTTTGATATAGTCTGCGATTTTTCTGTCTGAAATGAAAAACCCAACGTTATCATAGAGGAAAGAAACGATCTTTTCCAAAAGCGGTGCGTTTTTTATTTTATTTCTTTCGATCACGTCTTTCAGAACAACCGCGGATTGTATGTCTGAAATGACCTGTCTGGCCTGCTCATCTGTGAACCTTATCGAAGACAGCAAGGGGAATCCCCCGGAACGTATATATTCGTCCAACAGGCCATACCTGCCGTACTGGATGCCCTCATCGAGGCCAAATTCCTTTCTGAAATTGATGAACTCTTTAAAGGACAGAGTCCGTGCCTCGAAAGAAACGTATCTTCCTGCCAGCAAGGTTGCCAGTTCCCCCGACAGAAGCTTTGAGTTGGAACCTGTAATATAGATGTCGGTATTTTTGAGCCTCAGCGAGTTTACGGCCTTCTCCCAACCTGTCACCTCTTGTATCTCATCTAAAAAAATGTAGTACCTCTTATCATCCTTCATTTTTTCCTTGATGTATTGATTAAGATCCTTGTATGAAACAATGTTATCAAAATCAGAGTCTTCAAAATTGATGAAGATTATGTGATCTTCATCTACTGTCTTCATTATCTCTTGCTTTATTAGATTGAGTATCCCCGACTTCCCACACCTTCTTACGCCCGTGATGACCTTGATCAGCGGCTTATCAATAAATCCCTTTAACTGAGTTGTGTATACTTCCCTTTCAACAAGCTTTTCCATCTCTGCCATATTTTTGATATGACTTTTGCAGTATATTATTGTATTTATTGTGCAAGTGTTACACTTGCATAAAGCATAATTATTAGCGTTAATGCAAGTGTTACACTTGCACAAAACACAATTATCAGCATTCATGCAAGTGTAACACTTGCAATATGCCATTCAAAATACAGTCGTGTCGGCATAATGCCACACAATTATACTGTTTTTCATGTTCGTTAATCGACACTCAATAACTGTAAATAACGCCCCGTTAATCACTACGATATGAAACCGGTCTTGCAGGTAGCTTTGGACCTTATGCAGTTGAACCGTGCTGTCACTATCGCACATGAAGCGGTAGAGGGCGGCGCGGATTGGATCGAAGTGGGCACTCCGCTGATCAAAAGCGAGGGCGCCGAAGCTGTCAGAACACTGCGCAGGGAATTCCCCGGCAGGAAGCTCATTGCCGACACAAAAACAATGGATGTCGGCGGGCTCGAGGTTGAAATGATGGCAAAGGCGGGTGCGGATGTTGTAACTGTCCTGGGCCTTGCCGACGATTCTACAATAGCGGAAGCGGTTTCCTCCGGAAGGAAGTACGGCGCCGAGATCATGGTAGACATGATCAATGTGCCAGACCGTGTTTTGAGAGCAAAAGCGGTAGAGAAGCTCGGCGTTTCATACATCTGTCTTCACATGGGTATCGATACCCAAATGAAAGGAGAAGGAGCACCTGTCGACATTCTCAGAAAGATCGCTCAGGAGGTATCGATCCCTGTTGCGGCAGCCGGAGGAATAACCGTTGAGACCGCACCTGCATACGTTAAAGCGGGGGCCTCGATCATAATAGTCGGCGGCGGGATCATCAAAGCTGCCGATGTGAAACAATCTGCTAAGGACATGTTATCATCCATGTCCGGGCAGAAGGTCAGCACCGTACTCTCAAAGAAATATGGGGAAGAGGAGCTGTTCAAGGCATTCTCAAAGGCTTCGACCTGCAACATATCCGACGCATTCCACAAAAAAGGAGTGATAATGGGTCTGAGGCCGTTCATAGCCGAAGGCGTTAGGATGGTCGGCAGGGCGCTTACCGTCCAAACTGCGAACGGGGACTGGGCAAAGCCCGTGGAAGCGATTGACAGAGCGAAACCCGGCGATGTCATTGTCATCGATGTTGGGAATGCTCCGATGGCGGTGTGGGGAGAACTTGCCTCCAACTCTGCAGTTACCATGGGCGTTGTCGGTGTTGTCATCGACGGTGCGATAAGGGACATTGACGACATAAAGAAAATGAAATTCCCGGCGTTCGCAAGATCTGTGGTACCGTGTGCGGGAGAGCCTAAAGGTTACGGCGGGATCGGCATGGAGGTCACCATCGGGGGGCAGACCGTACGTACGGGAGACTGGATCATCGGCGACGAGAACGGGCTCATGGTCGTACCGAAAGAGGTCGCTGTCGAAGTTGCCAACCGGACCGTTGATATCAATGAAAGGGAGAACAGGACCAGGGAAGAGATCAAAAGAGGTTCCACACTTTCGAAGGTCAACGAACTCGCAAAGTGGGAACCTGTAAAGTAGGATCAGTAAGGCCTGTCCTTTTTGCTGAAGGGGTCTGTCTGCCTCGGGGTCCTTTCGCTGTCCATCTTTGCAGCGAGATCCATGAGCCTGGCTATTCTGTCATCCATCGGGGGGTGGGTGCTGAAGAGTTTCCTGAAGTAATTCTTATTGGAAATTGGGTTTGATATCCACAGGCTCTCATAACTTGTGTTGCTGTAATCACTGCTCGGTGCTTTTACACCACCCTCGATACTTTGAAGGGCCCTCGCAAGCGCACGCGGGTTGCCGGTGATCTTCGCCCCCGATTCATCGGCAAGGTATTCCCGATTTCTTGATATGCCGAGCTGCACAAGTATGGCTGCGATAGGGATGGTTACGCTGACGACAAGTGCGACGATGACCATATAGATGCTCCTCTGATTACCCGTGAAGGCCATCCAGAACGCCCATCTTCCAAGGAATGACAACACGGCCGCCATAGTCGATGCCACCGTCATTACTAGGATGTCCCTGTTCTTTATGTGGGAGATCTCGTGTGCTATCACGCCTTCCAGTTCATCATCTTTGAGAAGTCCGAGGATGCCTCTTGTGGCAACGACCGCCGCATTCTTCGGGTTCCTTCCCGTTGCGAACGCATTCGGCATAGCCAGTTCGGAAACTCCGACCTCCGGCATCGGGACCCCGGCTTTTTCTGATACTTTCCTAACTATAGCGTACAGCCTCGGCTCTTCCGCTTCGGACACGATGCGTACTTTGTTAGCTCTCAGCGCGCTTTTCTTGGAGAAGAAATACGCATATACGTTGAACACGACCGCCAATGATAACATTGCGATCATGCCGATCCACATCTGACCGAAAAACCATCCTACCAGCCATCCTACGGCAACAAGTATGATTGTCATCACGATGAACATAACTGCGGTCCTGACCTGCCAAATCATGGTATCACTCAGCTTGGTACTATTCCGAGCGTATTTGAATATATCTTTGAAAAGAACTGCTCAAAAAGCAAATGTTAATGTGAACAGTGTTTATATTGCTAAATGGGATGATAAATTAGTTTTATAATGACATAAAGGTGATAAAGATGCAAGAAACAAACAGGATCGAATTCGAGAGAGAGCTGAACGAACGCTTTGTACGTACTGTTGTTTCTTTCCTGAATTACACAGGAGGCGGTGAGATCATCGTCGGCATCGATGATAACGGCGCAGCAATCGGGGTGGATGACCCAGACACCGTACAGCGAAAAGCGGTCGACCTCATACGCAACAATATCCGCCCGCAGACCCTCGGTCTTTTCGACGTTGTTGCGGATAAAATAGATGACAACGATATTGTTCGCGTGATAGTCTCATGCGGACAGCAGCGCCCTTACTACATCAGAAAGAAGGGGGAATGGATAATCGACATAAAACCGGCATTGCTTTCGGAACGACCGACAAAGAGACGGCGCAAGGAACCTTGATGGTTTAGGCGACTGCCGATGCGATCTGTTGACGGTGTTGCGCCAACACAGATGCGCTCAATACCGTCTGGGGCAGTTTCCGTTCGTTACTTCGAGTCGTAGTTTGCCGGCATCGGGCAGTAGCTGTAAACAGAGATCTGTTGCGCCGGATCCCGCTTTCAAAGATCGACGCTTATGCTTGAACCGACGTAGAAATTATTAACTCCTTTGATACCGAGGACGGCTCTCATGTACATGATCCCGTTGACGCCGGTGCAGTGATTGATATAAAGGGAATTACAATTCTTCTCGGAGAACAGGTTTGCGACCGCTTCCGCTTTGGTCTTTTCTTTTTTGCCCATGTGCAGTCCGCCGACGTATCCGTGCGGGTACGCCCCGAATTTGCTTTTCACGGCCTCCATAACTTTGTCAGCACCTGCATGGGAACACGAGGAGATCACGATCGGCCCCTTCCTCGATCTTATCACAATGAACGATTCCGTCTCTTCTTTGCCGATGTCCATCGGAGCGGAGACGAATACTTTGTCGGCTATTTCTTTCCAATCGTTGATCTCGACGATGTCCGCCTTATCTGCGATGTCCTCTCCGATCTGTATCCCGCCGCCGGTACCGAACATGGTCTTTGTGCCCATTGCAAATCTCGGAGCATATATGAGCAACGGCGTCTCCCTTTCCCGGAGCAGGGTGTCCAGCCCTCCCGCATGGCCTTTGTGCCCATGGGAGATCACAACCGTGTTTATCATCTCTGGCTCTATGTCAAGGAACGAAAGATTGTGCATAAGGTACCTTCCCCTTCTGCCTGTATCAAAAAGTATCTTATTGCTGCCTATCTCTATCAGCACCGAAAATCCTTCCGCTCCGATGAGCGGGGTGCCTTCTACCGCACCTTCGTCGTAGACGCTGGTTATCTTTGCCTCCATGTCCTTCGCCTCCGTATTCCTCTTTTCATTGAATAATGTTTCAACGGCGATAGTATCTATTCGGAATGTCCGAACATATCCTGTTCACATCTTCTTCCGTGAGCTTACCGTTCGCAAGGAACATCTTTATTTTCGTCGGGACGGTCGTTATAGGCATCATCATGTCGGGTTTTTCGGGATCGTCGATGTAATCGGTCTCGAGCATGAACCTCTTTGACCCTTTTCCGAGAGCTTCGTTGATATTCTTTTTTGAGGCCGGCATGGATGGCATCACGCCGTGCGTCTCCCCGTCCGTGACAAACGGCGGGGATGAATGTTTGATCACCATGCTCGGTTCGAGGCTCGCGCTCTTCGCCATTTTTGAAAGCGACAGATCCGTATCTTCCCTGGATTCGGAATGGATTATCACGGGGCAGTCCAGTTCTTTTGCGTATTCCATACCTCTTGACAAGATCCTGTTTGAAGCTTCCAAAATGTCTGCTGGCACATCGAAATGAGGCCTTCCTATCTCTCCCAATGCACAAGCCTTCCCCTCACCCACCAGCTTAGCCGCTATATCCATTCCTTCCATCAGGATCTCTTCCGCCTTTTCGAGACCGTATCTCTCTGCAAGCGGCAGGATCAATACCGGATACGGGCCGACGGCGATGTTTATTTCCAGCTTTGTTGCCGCTCTCGCTTTTTCGGCGAGAGAGAAGGTTATGCCGTAAGAGTCGATGAAATCGTTCCCTTTTGTTATTTTGACCTGTTTGTACGGCAACGTGACAAGAGTGAATCCTGTGCCTCCGGCCGACTCGAACTCCCTGACGGCGTCCACATTCCTACCGGACGGGTCCATGTGGATATGATTGTCATAAACTGGGATCTTTTCGGCCATATCGGTAAAGCGGCAGACAATATAATTATACATTACCTGATTCGAGTATGCTATGGACGCCAATTCCCGCTTCCTGCTGAAATCCTTCAGGAAATATTACAAGGAGAACCCTCCGATAATGCCGGACCGTTTCACAAAAAGGGAATTCGGTTTCATGTTCTTCGATAGACAGATGGTGCAAAGGCATATGGGTTTCCCCACACCGGAGGAATTGAACAGATTCATGATCGCGCAGGTGCCCAGCCACAGTTACTATTCCACCGCATATTACAGAAAACCGAGCGCCCCGACCATGGAGGAGAAGGAGTGGCTGGGTGCGGAACTGATATTCGATCTGGACGCGGATCACCTTGAAGGCGCGGACAAGATGTCCTATTCCGAGATGATGATCAAGATCAGAGACGAGATGATCAATCTTACCGATTCGTTCCTTTTCTCCGATCTGGGCTTTTCAGAGAAGGATGTGCACATAACATTCTCGGGTGGCCGCGGATATCATGCCCACATCCCTTCGCAGGAGGTACTTACGCTTGGGACCTACGAAAGAAGAGAGCTTGTCGACTACATCACATGTTCCGGTCTTAACATAGACTGGGTATTCCCGTTCCACAAGGTCGCAACATCTCAGGTCAAGACCGCGACCGGTACCAGGACCAACGTTGCAAAGGACCGCCTGATACCTGACTCAGAGGCCGGCGGATGGAGAGGAAGGATGCGGGTCGGGCTGATGGACCTTGTGAACGATGTCTGCGACCTTGACCCGAAAGTATTGAGGAAGATCTATCCGTCGATCTCGGCATCGAAGACCGCCACTGTGATAAAACTGCAGGAGGACGTGAAAGCGTCGAGGAAAGTGCTCTTCGAAAAGAATACTATGGCAACGCTTGACCGCAACAACCAAGAGACCCTCGTAAAGATAATGAAAGAGGATATCGCACCGACCCTTACGGCAGAGGTGGATAAACCGGTCACTCCGGATATCAAAAGGATCATCCGCCTTCCGGGGTCGATACACGGAAAGACAGGGCTCAGAGTG
It includes:
- the priS gene encoding DNA primase catalytic subunit PriS encodes the protein MDANSRFLLKSFRKYYKENPPIMPDRFTKREFGFMFFDRQMVQRHMGFPTPEELNRFMIAQVPSHSYYSTAYYRKPSAPTMEEKEWLGAELIFDLDADHLEGADKMSYSEMMIKIRDEMINLTDSFLFSDLGFSEKDVHITFSGGRGYHAHIPSQEVLTLGTYERRELVDYITCSGLNIDWVFPFHKVATSQVKTATGTRTNVAKDRLIPDSEAGGWRGRMRVGLMDLVNDVCDLDPKVLRKIYPSISASKTATVIKLQEDVKASRKVLFEKNTMATLDRNNQETLVKIMKEDIAPTLTAEVDKPVTPDIKRIIRLPGSIHGKTGLRVTPITRDELTDFDPLQSAVPSAYSDEPVKITLKKGYEFDMKGEHFKLSGETEVPEFAAIFLVGRRVADYGYLSEKKESLF